One Solanum pennellii chromosome 10, SPENNV200 genomic region harbors:
- the LOC107031969 gene encoding L-2-hydroxyglutarate dehydrogenase, mitochondrial yields the protein MMKPRNSIAKTIFKKFKNVSNPRKTPFSSSSIPREKVDCLVIGAGIVGIAVAKELSVNHGRQVLVVDSAPIFGTGTSSRNSEVIHAGIYYPTNSLKASFCVRGKELLYKYCKDHEIPHKQIGKLIVATGLSEVPRLSALMTRGIQNGVEGLRMMEGYEAITLEPELQCVKALWSPSSGIVDSHSLMLSLVGEAESHGTTFSYNTAVIGGHIEGNQIQIHVSGSNAIANWNGSSELDSELILIPKLVVNSAGLSAPAIAKRMKGLPDGIVPASHYARGCYFTLSNTKSPFKHLIYPIPEVGGLGVHVTLDLNGQVKFGPDVEWIKGIDDIPSFLNMFDYSVHEDRANQFYPAIRKYYPSLKDGSLEPGYAGIRPKLSGPKEVPTDFVVQGEDIHGISGLVNLFGIESPGLTSSMAIAEHVAAKLLK from the exons ATGATGAAACCCAGAAACTCAATCGCAAaaacaatattcaaaaaattcaagaatGTCAGTAATCCGAGAAAAACCCcattttcatcatcatcaattcCAAGGGAGAAAGTTGATTGTTTGGTGATTGGGGCAGGTATAGTGGGCATTGCAGTAGCTAAAGAGCTTAGTGTAAATCATGGTAGACAAGTTTTGGTTGTGGATTCTGCCCCAATTTTTGGAACTGGTACAAGTTCTCGTAATAGTGAAGTTATTCATGCTGGCATCTATTACCCTACTAATTCTCTCAAG GCATCTTTCTGTGTTAGAGGGAAAGAATTGCTCTACAAGTATTGCAAAGACCATGAAATTCCACACAAGCAGATAGGCAAGCTAATAGTTGCTACTGGATTGTCAGAGGTTCCAAGGTTGAGCGCTCTCATGACTCGAGGAATTCAAAATGGGGTTGAGGGTCTGAGAATGATGGAGGGGTATGAAGCTATTACACTGGAGCCCGAATTGCAATGTGTTAAAGCTCTATGGTCGCCTTCCTCGGGAATAGTGGATAGTCATTCCTTGATGCTATCATTGGTG GGCGAAGCTGAAAGTCATGGGACGACTTTCTCTTACAATACTGCTGTTATTGGTGGTCATATTGAaggaaatcaaattcaaattcatgtttCTGGGAGCAATGCCATTGCAAACTGGAATGGGAGCTCAGAATTGGACTCTGAACTAATTCTTATTCCAAAGCTTGTAGTGAATTCTGCAGGCTTAAGCGCTCCAGCCATTGCAAAACGAATGAAAGGTCTACCTGACGGTATTGTACCTGCTTCTCATTATGCTCGTGGTTGCTActtcacactttcaaacactaAATCCCCTTTCAAGCATTTGATTTATCCTATACCTGAGGTTGGTGGCCTTGGAGTGCATGTTACCTTGGATTTGAATGGCCAAGTCAAGTTTGGTCCTGATGTCGAATGGATTAAAGGAATTGATGATATTCCGAGCTTCCTCAACAT GTTTGATTACTCTGTACATGAAGACCGTGCCAATCAATTCTACCCAGCAATAAGAAAATACTACCCTAGTCTAAAGGATGGATCTTTGGAACCAGGTTATGCAGGCATCAGACCAAAGCTTTCCGGTCCAAAAGAGGTTCCTACCGATTTTGTAGTTCAG GGAGAAGACATTCATGGTATATCTGGTTTAGTAAACCTGTTTGGTATTGAATCACCAGGCCTAACTTCCAGTATGGCTATTGCAGAACATGTTGCTGCTAAACTACTGAAA TGA
- the LOC107032035 gene encoding LOW QUALITY PROTEIN: probable calcium-binding protein CML36 (The sequence of the model RefSeq protein was modified relative to this genomic sequence to represent the inferred CDS: inserted 1 base in 1 codon) encodes MACYFLLPFNLLSFLSPSSPFSVSXSFLRSKFITMKLITNLPKKLFKSKKKRSISRSENTSFGSVTTSSSSSGSVTTPTSVLPSTTTQWPSEISAEVYYELVQAFQMIDGDGDGKINKEELSAILTRVGSDPPTEEELVQLLNEVDVNGDGCISLQEFGAISSAFGPPSCDSEMRDTFEFFDANHDGKITAEELFNVFRTIGDGRCTLEECRRMIRGVDKNGDGFVCFEDFSLMMEQQR; translated from the exons ATGGCTTGCTACTTCCTTCTCCCATTTAATCTCCTCTCCTTCCTCTCGCCTTCTTCACCATTCTCCGTTT CTTCCTTTTTACGCTCCAAATTCATCACCATGAAACTCATTACCAATCTCCCCAAAAAGCTCttcaaatccaaaaaaaaacgATCCATTTCCAGATCCGAAAATACCTCATTCGGGTCCGTAAccacctcctcctcctcttccgGGTCCGTAACCACTCCGACAAGTGTATTACCCAGTACTACTACTCAATGGCCGTCTGAAATCTCCGCCGAAGTTTACTACGAACTCGTACAAGCCTTTCAAATGATCGACGGAGACGGCGACGGGAAAATAAATAAGGAGGAACTCTCCGCGATTTTGACTCGAGTTGGATCGGATCCTCCAACCGAGGAAGAACTAGTTCAATTGCTTAATGAAGTAGATGTGAACGGAGATGGATGTATTAGTTTACAGGAATTCGGAGCTATAAGCTCGGCGTTCGGACCGCCGTCGTGTGATTCCGAGATGAGAGATACGTTTGAGTTTTTTGACGCTAATCACGACGGGAAGATCACGGCGGAGGAGCTGTTTAACGTGTTTAGAACGATCGGAGATGGGCGGTGCACGTTAGAGGAGTGCCGGCGTATGATAAGAGGTGTTGATAAAAATGGAGATGGATTCGTATGCTTTGAGGACTTTAGTCTTATGATGGAACAGCAGAGATAA
- the LOC107031970 gene encoding probable U3 small nucleolar RNA-associated protein 11, translating into MSSFKNAIPRRAHKERAQPQARKKFGLLEKHKDYVVRATAFHKKEQTLQKLKEKAAFRNPDEFYFKMVKTKTVDGVHKLESQANKYTPEELMLMKTQDIGYILQKVQSEKKKIEKLTAMLHSLDNKPSNKRVYYAEDREEAEELASKASERGNLAASENLPSSIRRKTATSYRELEARKSRVRDLEKVYMDMAMQKELQKSGRKRKLREEELVNPTTKPVFKWRQERKR; encoded by the exons atgtCGTCGTTCAAGAATGCAATTCCTAGACGAGCTCATAAGGAGCGAGCTCAGCC ACAAGCAAGGAAAAAATTCGGGTTGCTTGAGAAACACAAAGATTATGTGGTACGGGCGACAGCATTCCACAAAAAGGAGCAGACTTTGCAG AAACTCAAGGAAAAAGCAGCATTTCGAAATCCAGATGAGTTCTACTTCAAGATGGTTAAAACAAAAACTGTTGATGGAGTGCATAAATTGGA GAGCCAAGCAAATAAATACACTCCAGAGGAACTCATGTTAATGAAGACTCAGGATATAGGCTATATTTTACAGAAAGTTCAGAGTGAGAAAAAG AAAATTGAGAAGTTAACTGCCATGCTGCACTCGCTTGATAATAAGCCATCAAATAAACGTGTCTACTATGCTGAGGACAG GGAGGAAGCAGAAGAGCTAGCGTCTAAGGCTTCAGAACGTGGTAATCTGGCTGCTTCTGAGAACTTGCCTAGCAGTATTAGAAG AAAGACAGCTACATCTTACAGAGAGTTGGAAGCAAGAAAGAGCAGAGTGAGAGATTTAGAGAAAGTATACATGGATATGGCAATGCAGAAAGAACTACAG AAATCAGGAAGGAAACGCAAACTTCGTGAAGAAGAGCTTGTCAACCCAACAACCAAACCTGTCTTCAAGTGGAGACAAGAACGTAAACGATGA